The Bacteroidia bacterium genomic interval TCCCAATGCCAAACTACAGGTTTACTTTTTAGATAATGAGGATTATTTCAAACGCAAATCTGTTCTGACCGATCCAAATAACAATACTTTCCATATTGATAATGATGAGCGTGCTATCTTCTTCTGTAAGGGAGTGATAGAAACAGTCAAGAAATTAGGCTGGGCTCCAGATATTATTCACTGTCATGACTGGATGACTTCATTTATTCCCTTATATTTGCGCACGCAATATAAAGATGATCCTCTCTTCAAGCGTACCAAAACAGTATTCACCGTTTATAATAATGGCTTTGAATCTGAACTCGCAAACAACTATTTGGACAAAGTTCGCGTCGATGGTATAGCAGATGAGAAATTAGACAACTATACGGGAAATAATTACGTTGGAGTTGTCAAAGGAGGAATCGCCTTATCTGATATTGCAACAAAGGGTCACCCAGAGGTAGATGCGACACTCGAGAAGTATCTTGAGGAGACGCAATCTGAAAAGATCTATTTCGATAGCAGTGACAAAGAATCTTATGTTGAAGGATATCACAAATTGTACGCAGACATTTCAAACTAAATTAACTTTGTATAATTTAAGGAACACGTGGCTGTCCGTAATTTTAATAGCGGCAGCCACACTTTTTTTTGCCGGATGTGAAGAAGATGGACAGGGGATAGGAGCAGAGGTATTGCCCCCCGAAGACATCATTAATTTTACCTTCACCGATACTATAAGTATCGAGATCGAGACCATCGTTCAGGATAGTATCAATACTTACAGAGCCACAGATCTCCTCTTTGGAAATTATGCGGATCCTGAATTTGGTCGAATAAAAGCAACGATTTATACAGAATTTATCGCCCGATCAGGCCTCGACTTTGGAGAAGCTGATGATCTGATTTTGGATTCTGTAGTCCTCGCTCTGGGTATCCGTGATTCTTATGGACGCCTGGATCTGGAAAACAATATGGAAGTCTTCGAATTGGATGAAGATATTCCCGAACCAGATTTAGCAAATTCAGATGTCCCTTTGATTATAAAAGGAGACAATCTCGCTCAGGGAGTCAGGTTTACCTATGACTCAGCAGGAAGAGCACAGCTCGTTCGTGTTCAATTAGATAGGGCTTTCGGAGAAAGACTTCTGAAAGCAGGGGTGGAAAATCTAGGAGATGCACTCGCTTTCCGAGAGTTCTTCAAAGGTTTTGCCATCAGCACAGAAGATGTACAGTTCCTGAATCGCGAACCGGGAGCAATCTTTTCAATTGACGTTTTGGATGGGACTCCCCAGCTCCAGATGTATTATAAGAAAAGAGAAAGTGGGCAATTTACTGTCCAAACTCCTGAGCCTTTCCTCGTTACAGGCTCTACGCCCAGATATACTGGCATCGCACGTACGGCAACCGAAGGGAAACTGATACAACAGGCCATTGATAGAGAAGACCTGAAAGATCAACTCGAACTCATCCAGGCAGGGGCCTTTGTCAAGAATTTTGTCAAGTTCCCCCATGTAGATAAAATGGATTTGGTCGCTGTAAGTCGTGCAGAACTCCTACTCTCTGTTGACACCAGCCTTTTGGGATCAACCGGCGCTTTTCTACCTCCTGCTCAGATTGCTCCCATTCTTGCAGATGCAGATGGGAACGAGGAATTGAACGAAAATGGGTTTCCTGTTGATGTAGAATTTAACCTGAGTGCTGTAGCTTCTTATGATGCTTCCACTGGTACTTACAGTTTTGACCTCACGGGTTATATCCAGCGTTTGATTAGTGGGCAAATAGAAAATAATGGGATTCTTTTGCATCCCGCTTCCCGCGCCTTCACAATGAATCGGGCTGTATTTGGAGGGATTTTACATCCTACCTTAAAAGCAAAATTGAATCTGACTTATACCAGTCTTCCGCGTTAATTGGAGGATTAGGATAGATAAAATAAAAGCCCTGAGCTATGTTAAGCTCAGGGCTTTTTCTTATTTTGCCCATCGTATTAGGTACTCACTACTCTCATTTTGTTCGGCTACCTGTGTAGCGTTTTATAGTTAATGGTATTTTTTTCCTCTGCCATGAGGACGAAATTGCCATACCGTCGTTTTTACATTCTTTAACAAGCAAAATAATCATACCCATATGTGTGGAATTGTAGGATATATCGGCTATAGGGAAGCATATCCCATCCTTATAAAAGGTCTGAAAAGACTGGAATACAGAGGATATGACTCTGCCGGAGTTGCCTTGATGAATTCAACAGCCAACGTTTTTAAGAAAAAAGGAAAGGTTTCCGATTTGGAAGAACATGTCGGCCCTGAGCCTTTAGGCTTTAATATCGGAATGGGGCATACCCGCTGGGCAACACATGGAGAACCCAGCGATATCAACTCCCATCCTCATAAATCTCAATCAGGTAAGTTTATCATTATCCACAACGGAATCATTGAGAACTATGCCAGTCTGAAAAACAGACTCCTGGATGAAGGGTATGAGTTCACCAGTGCTACCGATACGGAGATTTTAGCTCAATTTATCGACTTCATGTACCAAAGGGAGGATGTCAGCGCTGAAGAAGCTGTACGACTCGCTTTGAATCAGGTAGTAGGTGCTTATGGAATCATCGTGATGTGCGAAGATGAACCTGAGCAATTGATCGTAGCCAGAAAAAGTAGTCCCATCGTAGTAGGAATAGGCGAAAATGAATACATCATTGCTTCCGATGCCTCACCGATCATCGCTTATACCAAGGATGTCATCTATTTGAATGACAATGAAATGGCGATCCTGACGAAAACTTCTCATACAATCAAAACCATTGAGAATGAGATTAAAACCCCCTTACTGACTCGGGTTGAGATGGAATTGGAGGAATTGGAGAAAGGCGGTTACGAGCATTTCATGCTCAAAGAAATTTTTGAACAGCCGACATCTATTGCAGACAGCTTGAGAGGGAGAGTTAAATTGGAAACAGGAGAAGTCTTTCTGGGGGGATTGGATGAAGTCAGGCCTCAATTAGCCGCAGCCAGAAGGATCATTATGGTCGCTTGTGGTACCAGTTGGCATGCAGGTTTGGTAGGGGAATATCTCTTTGAAGAGTTTGCCAGAGTTCCCGTGGAAGTAGAATATGCATCAGAGTTTCGCTATAGAAATCCCCTGATTTTCCCGGATGATGTTGTTATAGCTATCAGCCAGAGTGGAGAAACGGCAGATACCCTGGCAGCTGTAAAAATTGCCAAGGAAAAAGGTGCCCTCGTATTGGGGGTGGTAAATGCCGTAGGTTCCAGCATCGCCAGAGAAACGGATGCAGGGGTTTATATCCATGCCGGACCGGAAATCGGAGTTGCTTCTACCAAAGCTTTTACTTCTCAGGTAGCCGTTTTATCGCTGATGGCCGTTCATGTGGCCCAATTGAAATGGCAATTGACCAAGAAATCCAAAGAGGTGGTTGAAGAAATCGTGAACATCCCGGAGAAAGTAGCTCAGATCCTGAAAACCAATGATCAGATCAAATACATCTCTGAGCTATTCAAAGACGCAGAAAACTTCTTATACCTTGGTCGTGGATTCAACTTCCCCGTAGCCCTGGAGGGAGCACTGAAACTCAAAGAAATCTCTTATATCCATGCTGAGGGTTATCCTGCTGCAGAAATGAAGCACGGACCAATCGCCTTGATTGATGAGAATATGCCGGTGGTATTCATCGCTACCCATGATGAATCTTATGAAAAGGTGGTGAGCAATATCGAAGAGGTAGTTTCTCGTTCAGGACGTGTGATTGCCATCGTAACTGAAGGGGATGAACGCTTGAAAGAGCTTTGCGAATTTGTCATAGAAATTCCCAAAACCAGCGATTCGATCATGCCGCTGCTATCGGTGATTCCTCTGCAACTGCTTTCTTATCATATCGCATTGATGAGAGGATGCAATGTAGACCAGCCCAGGAATTTGGCGAAGTCAGTGACTGTGGAATAAAATAATTATGGGCAGCTTATAAGCTGCCCATACAGATAAAATATATTTTTGAATAGGGACAGATGTTTATCTGTCCCTATATTTTTTATTTCACCAGTTCCATTTCATCCAATAGATATCCTGCACCTGCCATCTTATCCATGATGAAAAGTACATAGCGGACATCCACACTGATATTTCTACATTGATTGATATCATAATTGATATCGCTCATGGTTCCTTCCCAGTTTCGGTCGAAATTTAGCCCTAAAAGATGTCCATTTGCATCCAAAAGGGGACTTCCACTATTTCCCCCGGAAGTATGATTAGATGCGATGAAACAGACCCGCATACTTCCATCTTTGTGGGCATACTGACCATAGTCTTTCTTTTCATACAACTCAATCAATTTCTCCGGAAGGTCAAATTCGCTATCTCCGGGAACGTACTTCGCCATGACTCCATCCAAAGTCGTATAATGCTTGTACTGTATTCCATCACTGGGAGCCATTCCCTCTGCCTTTCCATAAGTCAGCCTGAGGGTAAAGTTTGCATCCGGATAGAAATTTTTATCCTTAAACACCTCCCGCTGCGCCTGCATATAGGTTCGATTCAAAGCATTGATCTGGTCATTGACGGCCTGGTAGCGGGGACGCATGATGATATAGGAATTGATGATATCACTCATCAAGACATAAGCTGGATCACGCAGCACTTCGCCAACATCCAAATTATTGAGTAAGGCCTCAAATTTAGCCTCCGTCGATATCTTCGAATTTTCAAACACATAGGCAGCATAGGCATCAAAATCCCCCTGATACTTGTCATGTATCGTTTGTAAGCTTTGAGGTCTCTGATTGGGTTTTATATCCGTATAATAGGATTTTAGCAATTTGCCCATGATTTCCTGATCGATAGGCGGATAAAAATCTTTAAAGAAAGAGGCTCCCTGTCTTCTCAATTTGTCAAGTTCGGCACTTTTGGCCTGCTCACTCATGGATTCATCTATGCGGGAAACAGCTCCTCCTACCTGATTGGCAAACCGAACCAATTCAATCGAATAACCTGCTTCACTGAAATACTCCACTCCAGTCAGTAAGGGAGCTTGTTTTTCATACAGTTCTCCAAACTGGGCCAAAAGGTTTCCATATTTTTCCTTCCACTCCGGGTTTTCATTTACCCGCTTCTGAAACTCAGCTTCATAGGCTTGCTTTTTGGCTATAGCCGCATCCCGTTTTAAACCCCTGATTTCCCCTTTCCATTTTTTCCATCCATTGCTAATTCCAGACTGCTTGGAGGCATATTGAATGCGGACTTTATCGCTTTTCAGCATTTCTCTATCTATGGTTTCCAGACGTTGAGTTCGCAATTTGATCCGAATCGGATCCTGGATATTCATGATGTTGTCTACCGCATAAGAAGTCAGGTACTCCTGGGTTCTGGCAGGAAAGCCAAATACCATAGTGAAGTCATCCTTTTCTGCTCCTTTCAAGGAAATCGGAAAAAAATGCTTGGGTTTCAGGGGAATATTATTCTCCGAATATTCAGCGGGCTTTCCATCGGGTCCGGTGTATACCCTCCACATGGAAAAGTCCCCGGTATGTCTGGGCCATACCCAGTTATCTGTATCGCCTCCATATTTCCCAATGGAAGAAGGAGGGGCTCCTACCAGACGAACGTCCAGGTATTTCTCTGTAACGATCATGTAGTATTCATTGCCATAGAAGAAAGGCTTTATTTCCGCCTCATAATGTGTTCCTTCTACCGCCTCTGCATTCAAGCTGGCTATTCGAGATTCGATTTCGGCATTTCTATCTGATTCACTCATGCTTTCGTCCAATCCTCCCAGTACTTTCTCCGTCATATCCTCTATCCGAACAATAAAAGTTACTGTCAATCCGGGATTTACCAGTTCCTGCGACCCACTCATGGCCCAGAAACCATCCTTGAGGTAGTCATTTTCCAGAGAACTCAGCTTCTGGATACTTCCATATCCACAGTGGTGATTGGTAAGTAAAAGGCCATTTCGGGAAATGATTTCTCCCGTACAACCTCCGCCAAATTTCACAATGGCATCCTTCAGGCTGGATTTGTTTACACTGTATATATCCTCTGCACTCAGCTTCAATCCCATGGCCTGCATATCTCCTTCAAGAGCTTTCAACAGAGTGGGTATCCACATACCTTCTTTCGCCGGTGCAAAAGAAAGAGAGATCAACAGAACGAATAGACAAGCAGTCCGTAG includes:
- a CDS encoding glycogen/starch synthase, giving the protein MDKKLRILYVTSEIDPFLKMSSAADLIRLLPQKLQEKGHEIRIFMPKFGVINERRNRLHEVVRLSGINIRVGGEEKPLTIKVASIPNAKLQVYFLDNEDYFKRKSVLTDPNNNTFHIDNDERAIFFCKGVIETVKKLGWAPDIIHCHDWMTSFIPLYLRTQYKDDPLFKRTKTVFTVYNNGFESELANNYLDKVRVDGIADEKLDNYTGNNYVGVVKGGIALSDIATKGHPEVDATLEKYLEETQSEKIYFDSSDKESYVEGYHKLYADISN
- a CDS encoding DUF4270 family protein — its product is MYNLRNTWLSVILIAAATLFFAGCEEDGQGIGAEVLPPEDIINFTFTDTISIEIETIVQDSINTYRATDLLFGNYADPEFGRIKATIYTEFIARSGLDFGEADDLILDSVVLALGIRDSYGRLDLENNMEVFELDEDIPEPDLANSDVPLIIKGDNLAQGVRFTYDSAGRAQLVRVQLDRAFGERLLKAGVENLGDALAFREFFKGFAISTEDVQFLNREPGAIFSIDVLDGTPQLQMYYKKRESGQFTVQTPEPFLVTGSTPRYTGIARTATEGKLIQQAIDREDLKDQLELIQAGAFVKNFVKFPHVDKMDLVAVSRAELLLSVDTSLLGSTGAFLPPAQIAPILADADGNEELNENGFPVDVEFNLSAVASYDASTGTYSFDLTGYIQRLISGQIENNGILLHPASRAFTMNRAVFGGILHPTLKAKLNLTYTSLPR
- the glmS gene encoding glutamine--fructose-6-phosphate transaminase (isomerizing), with the protein product MCGIVGYIGYREAYPILIKGLKRLEYRGYDSAGVALMNSTANVFKKKGKVSDLEEHVGPEPLGFNIGMGHTRWATHGEPSDINSHPHKSQSGKFIIIHNGIIENYASLKNRLLDEGYEFTSATDTEILAQFIDFMYQREDVSAEEAVRLALNQVVGAYGIIVMCEDEPEQLIVARKSSPIVVGIGENEYIIASDASPIIAYTKDVIYLNDNEMAILTKTSHTIKTIENEIKTPLLTRVEMELEELEKGGYEHFMLKEIFEQPTSIADSLRGRVKLETGEVFLGGLDEVRPQLAAARRIIMVACGTSWHAGLVGEYLFEEFARVPVEVEYASEFRYRNPLIFPDDVVIAISQSGETADTLAAVKIAKEKGALVLGVVNAVGSSIARETDAGVYIHAGPEIGVASTKAFTSQVAVLSLMAVHVAQLKWQLTKKSKEVVEEIVNIPEKVAQILKTNDQIKYISELFKDAENFLYLGRGFNFPVALEGALKLKEISYIHAEGYPAAEMKHGPIALIDENMPVVFIATHDESYEKVVSNIEEVVSRSGRVIAIVTEGDERLKELCEFVIEIPKTSDSIMPLLSVIPLQLLSYHIALMRGCNVDQPRNLAKSVTVE
- a CDS encoding S46 family peptidase, with protein sequence MLRTACLFVLLISLSFAPAKEGMWIPTLLKALEGDMQAMGLKLSAEDIYSVNKSSLKDAIVKFGGGCTGEIISRNGLLLTNHHCGYGSIQKLSSLENDYLKDGFWAMSGSQELVNPGLTVTFIVRIEDMTEKVLGGLDESMSESDRNAEIESRIASLNAEAVEGTHYEAEIKPFFYGNEYYMIVTEKYLDVRLVGAPPSSIGKYGGDTDNWVWPRHTGDFSMWRVYTGPDGKPAEYSENNIPLKPKHFFPISLKGAEKDDFTMVFGFPARTQEYLTSYAVDNIMNIQDPIRIKLRTQRLETIDREMLKSDKVRIQYASKQSGISNGWKKWKGEIRGLKRDAAIAKKQAYEAEFQKRVNENPEWKEKYGNLLAQFGELYEKQAPLLTGVEYFSEAGYSIELVRFANQVGGAVSRIDESMSEQAKSAELDKLRRQGASFFKDFYPPIDQEIMGKLLKSYYTDIKPNQRPQSLQTIHDKYQGDFDAYAAYVFENSKISTEAKFEALLNNLDVGEVLRDPAYVLMSDIINSYIIMRPRYQAVNDQINALNRTYMQAQREVFKDKNFYPDANFTLRLTYGKAEGMAPSDGIQYKHYTTLDGVMAKYVPGDSEFDLPEKLIELYEKKDYGQYAHKDGSMRVCFIASNHTSGGNSGSPLLDANGHLLGLNFDRNWEGTMSDINYDINQCRNISVDVRYVLFIMDKMAGAGYLLDEMELVK